The DNA segment GACAGCACGCGATCTCGCTAAACTCGCTGTGGCACTGATGAACGATTTCCCTGATTACATGCCTGTTTTTGCAACGAAAGAATATCGCTATAACAACATCTCACAGCCCAATCGTAATCGTTTATTGTGGATCGATCAAAGCGTGGATGGACTAAAGACTGGGCATACAGAATCTGCTGGCTATTGTTTAATCAGTACAGCAAAACGTGGACAGAGACGAATTATTTCTGTGGTGCTAGGTACCAACAGCGACAAAGCACGAACCAGCGAAAGCCAAAAATTATTAAATTGGGGATTTCAGACTTTTGAAAGCACACTTTTGTTTAAGAAAGACACTGCGGTTAAAACTCTTAGCTCTTACAAAGGAAGCTTACATGAAATTCGTGCAGGCTTTACCCATGATGTCTGGATCACTCATCCTGCTGGAGACAGCAGTCGCTTTCATGAGCTATTAACTACTTTTCAACCTATAGTAGCTCCAATCCTTGTGGGTCAACCAGTAGGTAAGCTAGAAATCACCTATAACGGTCACGCCATTGAAGACATTCCTTTGGTTTCATTAGATAATGTACCTCTTGGTAATGCATTTACACGCGGTTGGGATTCAATAAGGTTAATGATTAAATGAGTAATGTTTATTTAAATGGTCAGTGGCTCCCCATTGAACAAGCACAGATTTCAGTATTAGATCGAGGATTTATTTTTGGTGACGGCGTCTACGAAGTCATTCCCGTTTATAGCAGAAAAGCATTTGCGCTAGATGCTCATTTACAACGCCTTGATAATAGTCTAAAAGGAATACGTCTTGCGGCGCCACTAAATCACGATCAATGGCGAACTATTATTGGTCAGTTGGTAGGAGAAGCTGATCAAGAAGACTCCTCTATCTACTTACAGATTTCTCGAGGAGTTGCTCCACGAGATCATGCTTTCCCTAAAAATACGTCAGCCACGGTATTTGCTATGGCAAAACCCATGGCTCCAGTACCACAAGACTGGCTTGAGAATGGTATTAAAGTTGTGACTCATACTGATGACCGCTGGTTACATTGTGATTTAAAAACCACCGCTTTGTTAGCTAATGTATTATTGCGTCAATACGCAGTCGATCAGGGGGCTGTTGAATGTGTTCTCATTCGTGATGGCTTTGTCACTGAGGGTGCTGCTAGCAACATTATTGTTGTTCATGACAACACCCTTCTTTTCCCGCCAAGAAACAATTTAATTTTGCCTGGCATCACCTACGATCTGATTATTGATCTTGCACAACAACATCGACTTCCCTTTAAAGAAGCCCCTGTTCCTCAAACAGTACTTTTGCAAGCGAGCGAAATCATGATGACATCGAGCACACGTGAAATCGTTCCTATTACCCAAATTGATGGGAAACCAGTAGGCAATGGACAACCAGGCCCTCTGTTCAAACAGTTATTAACTCTCTACCAAAGCTTAAAATAATATGACAATAGATTTTTCTGATGAATCAACTAATCCTGATGATCCATTTGAATTCCCTTGTGAGTTTCCAATTAAAGCAATGGGTAAAACGGTAGATGGTTTTGCTCAAACTATTCTTGAGATTGTCCTCAAACATGCTCCAGATTTTAATGCCGCCTCAATGGAAATGCGCAGTAGTAGAGAAGGAAAGTATTTAAGTGTCACTTGTACTATTCGCGCAGTATCGCGTGAGCAATTAGATAACTTATATCGTGAACTGTCTTCTCATCCTTTAGTGGTTATGGTTCTGTAATGTTACTGCCGTGTCTGCCCATCCTTCTTTAATTATTCGTCGCCTACCAGGACTCACCGACTATCAGGAGTCACTGGAGAGCATGAAACGCTTTAATCAACAGCGTCAGGCTGATACCTGTGATGAGTTATGGATACTTGAACATGCTCCGGTGTTCACCCTAGGGCAAGCGGGGCTGATGAGCCATCTTTTGACTAACCCCACTCACATCCCTGTTATTCGTTCTGATCGTGGCGGGCAAATTACTTACCACGGCCCAGGACAATTAATTTTTTATATTTTATTAGACTTAAAACGTCATCAATTAACTGTAAGACAATTGGTTAACACCATTGAAGAAGCAGTAATTCAAGCATTAAAACTCTTTCAAATTGAAGCTCATCGTGTTGAGGGTGCACCGGGAATTTATGTTGATCATGCTAAAATAAGCGCATTAGGATTACGTATTCAAAATGGTCTGTGCCGGCATGGGTTTTCAATTAATGTCGATATGGATTTAACCCCATTCACGTTTATTAATCCCTGTGGTTATGAACATCTTGCAACAACACAGGTCAAAGAATGGTGTCAGGATGTCACAAAAGAAGCGGTGATTAAAGCTGTTATTATCGCCCTCTCTAGCTTGTTACGTGTGGAGGCAATCGAACATGAGTGTTAAAGAAAAAGGGGCACTTAAAACTGCTCGTATCCCCATCAAAATTGTTCCTCAGGAACCATTAAAAAAACCTCATTGGATTCGCGTTAAAACCGCTACCAGCCCACGTTTTAATGAAATTAAATCATTGTTACGCGAGCAACAACTCCACACTGTTTGTGAAGAAGCCAGTTGCCCCAATATTGGTGAGTGCTTCAGTAAAGGTACTGCTACATTTATGATCATGGGAGACCGCTGTACCAGACGCTGTCCTTTTTGTGACGTGGGGCACGGTTTGCCAGATCCTCTCGATACCAACGAACCTCTTCATTTAGCGCAAAGTATTGCCAACTTACGATTAAATTACGTTGTCATTACCAGTGTTGATCGTGATGATTTACGCGACGGTGGCGCCGAACACTTTGTGCGTTGTATTGAAGCAGTTCGTGAACTGTCACCACAAACCCAAATTGAAGTATTGGTCCCTGATTTTAGGGGGCGTTTAAATCTTGCCTTAGATATTTTAGGCAAAGCCCTACCTGATGTGATGAACCATAATCTAGAAACCGTTCCTCGTCTATATCGTGAAGCACGTCCAGGAGCAGATTATCAGCACTCTTTAAAGTTGATTAAAGAATTCAAACTCCGACATCCCCATATCGTTACTAAGTCAGGATTGATGGTAGGTCTCGGTGAGACCAACGAAGAGATTCTTGAGGTCATGCATGATTTACGAGAGCACCATACCGACATGCTAACTATTGGCCAGTACTTACAACCAACTTTACATCATTTACCTGTGAAGCGTTATGTTACGCCAGATGAATTTGAGTATTTTTCCGAACAAGCAAAGATAATGGGCTTTCAACATGCCGCTTGTGGGGCTATGGTACGCTCAAGTTATCATGCAGATCAACAAGCTCACGCTGCAGGAATTTAGTAGGGAACACTCTACTTTCTATAGGTATAGATAAGGTTGAACTTATAAGTAGTGTAGATTGAATATACTAATAAATTAGGAGAGTGAGTTAACGATAGCGTTTAGCAACAAGTACTGCGTTGTTTCCACCGAAACCAAACGAGTTACTCATGACAACATCAATTTTTTCTAAGACTCGAGCACCTTCAGATACATAATCCAGATCGCATTCAGGGTCAGGATTAAATAGATGAGCAGTACCTGGTATTTGACGATTTAGCAGACTACCTAACGCGATTGCCATTTCCACCGCCCCTGTGGCTCCCATTAAATGACCATGTAACGCTTTGGTGGCACTCACTGGTATGTGTTTTGCACGGTCACCAAATACATGATGAATAGCTTTCGTTTCGCTGATATCACCCACTTGAGTACCTGTACCATGAGCGTTGATATAATCGACGTCATTAATACTAAGTCCTGCTTGAAATAAAGCCAAACTCATTGCCCTTGCTTGGCCATTGGCATCGGGTTGGGTAATATGTGAGGCATCAGTGGTATTGCCGTAGCCCACTATCTCACACAATATATTTGCCCCTCTTTGTATGGCGTGTTCCTCACTTTCCAATATTAGTGATGCTGCCCCTTCTCCTAAAATAAAGCCCGATCGA comes from the Ferrovum sp. PN-J185 genome and includes:
- a CDS encoding D-alanyl-D-alanine carboxypeptidase family protein, producing MMNKLFSLSALAALLLSSITSYADVSPIPAATNTNSANTNLVAPYVAAKAYYLEEVESHQLLATLNPDDRVEPASLTKLMSAYLVFEALKNHKINLNQSVTVSEHAWHAPGSRMFIEPLKPVSVDELIHGMIIQSGNDATVALAETVAGSEDAFVSRMNATANRLGMTNTHFVNATGLPDPQHYTTARDLAKLAVALMNDFPDYMPVFATKEYRYNNISQPNRNRLLWIDQSVDGLKTGHTESAGYCLISTAKRGQRRIISVVLGTNSDKARTSESQKLLNWGFQTFESTLLFKKDTAVKTLSSYKGSLHEIRAGFTHDVWITHPAGDSSRFHELLTTFQPIVAPILVGQPVGKLEITYNGHAIEDIPLVSLDNVPLGNAFTRGWDSIRLMIK
- a CDS encoding D-amino acid aminotransferase encodes the protein MSNVYLNGQWLPIEQAQISVLDRGFIFGDGVYEVIPVYSRKAFALDAHLQRLDNSLKGIRLAAPLNHDQWRTIIGQLVGEADQEDSSIYLQISRGVAPRDHAFPKNTSATVFAMAKPMAPVPQDWLENGIKVVTHTDDRWLHCDLKTTALLANVLLRQYAVDQGAVECVLIRDGFVTEGAASNIIVVHDNTLLFPPRNNLILPGITYDLIIDLAQQHRLPFKEAPVPQTVLLQASEIMMTSSTREIVPITQIDGKPVGNGQPGPLFKQLLTLYQSLK
- a CDS encoding YbeD family protein, translated to MTIDFSDESTNPDDPFEFPCEFPIKAMGKTVDGFAQTILEIVLKHAPDFNAASMEMRSSREGKYLSVTCTIRAVSREQLDNLYRELSSHPLVVMVL
- the lipB gene encoding lipoyl(octanoyl) transferase LipB, producing the protein MSAHPSLIIRRLPGLTDYQESLESMKRFNQQRQADTCDELWILEHAPVFTLGQAGLMSHLLTNPTHIPVIRSDRGGQITYHGPGQLIFYILLDLKRHQLTVRQLVNTIEEAVIQALKLFQIEAHRVEGAPGIYVDHAKISALGLRIQNGLCRHGFSINVDMDLTPFTFINPCGYEHLATTQVKEWCQDVTKEAVIKAVIIALSSLLRVEAIEHEC
- the lipA gene encoding lipoyl synthase codes for the protein MSVKEKGALKTARIPIKIVPQEPLKKPHWIRVKTATSPRFNEIKSLLREQQLHTVCEEASCPNIGECFSKGTATFMIMGDRCTRRCPFCDVGHGLPDPLDTNEPLHLAQSIANLRLNYVVITSVDRDDLRDGGAEHFVRCIEAVRELSPQTQIEVLVPDFRGRLNLALDILGKALPDVMNHNLETVPRLYREARPGADYQHSLKLIKEFKLRHPHIVTKSGLMVGLGETNEEILEVMHDLREHHTDMLTIGQYLQPTLHHLPVKRYVTPDEFEYFSEQAKIMGFQHAACGAMVRSSYHADQQAHAAGI